In Brettanomyces bruxellensis chromosome 8, complete sequence, a genomic segment contains:
- a CDS encoding uncharacterized protein (MEROPS:MER0026545): protein MLFRLSSLRAFPKYKHPQNAAFKGVFTQLKYKAGIKSNYSYFYGNNSRRLYTSYVYFDGKSTGPRFPFNAWYSSRYFTIGAAVLLFIGFTHIEKAPVTKRKRLMLCPQWLENKVGQMSYKSIMAEYGNYVLPDNSLTSIKVKNVMKRLIYAAQHYHDPETGEEQNLFEDMHTKSIPVTDWKIHVIDDVAMRRETPNAFVIGDGKVFVFRSILPLCANDDGLATVLSHELGHQLAHHIGEKITKSPFYITLNLISYSMFGSNNLGSLIVSLGLERPSSREMETEADYIGLMVMSSACFNPKKAPGFWSRMIDFEKQNGGSVPEFISTHPSSTRRIRNLTSWMSKAEQQNEMAGCGNLFQRFNTMSFI, encoded by the coding sequence ATGCTTTTCAGACTCTCATCACTTAGGGCTTTTCCCAAGTACAAGCATCCGCAAAATGCTGCTTTTAAAGGTGTATTCACACAACTAAAATACAAGGCTGGTATCAAATCAAATTATTCATACTTTTATGGAAACAATTCTCGAAGATTGTATACTAGCTATGTTTACTTTGACGGGAAAAGCACGGGTCCAAGGTTTCCGTTTAATGCCTGGTATTCCAGTAGATATTTCACTATTGGTGCAGCtgttcttttatttattggtTTCACACATATTGAAAAGGCGCCAGTGACCAAAAGAAAACGTTTAATGTTATGTCCACAATGGctagaaaataaagtggGACAAATGTCATATAAGTCAATCATGGCGGAATATGGAAATTATGTCCTTCCTGACAATAGTCTTACTTCAATAAAGGTGAAAAACGTTATGAAAAGGTTGATATATGCTGCGCAGCATTATCATGACCCAGAGACAGGAGAAGAACAAAATCTATTTGAAGACATGCACACTAAAAGTATTCCAGTCACTGACTGGAAGATACATGttattgatgatgttgCAATGAGACGCGAGACACCTAATGCGTTCGTTATTGGAGACGGTAAGGTTTTCGTTTTCAGGTCAATTCTACCATTATGTGCTAATGATGATGGTTTGGCCACTGTCCTATCTCATGAATTAGGTCATCAACTTGCACACCACattggagaaaaaataacaaaatcACCGTTTTACATTACCTTGAATTTAATTTCATACTCTATGTTTGGTTCTAACAATCTTGGAAGCTTGATTGTTAGTTTAGGACTAGAAAGACCATCTTCAAGGGAGATGGAAACTGAGGCAGACTATATTGGCTTGATGGTTATGTCATCTGCTTGCTTTAACCCCAAAAAGGCGCCAGGCTTCTGGTCCAGAATGATCGATTTTGAAAAACAGAATGGAGGTTCGGTTCCTGAGTTCATTAGCACGCATCCATCATCTACCAGAAGAATTCGGAATCTTACCTCATGGATGTCGAAAGCAGAGCAGCAGAATGAGATGGCTGGTTGTGGAAACTTATTCCAAAGATTCAACACTATGTCTTTCATTTGA
- a CDS encoding uncharacterized protein (BUSCO:EOG092644K0) — MTGDTDEKIKGDLSDESTANVKALFYGVGAATAIIYGHRFYKRILCRIPTSLDIPKRTYRHRYLYGKVTSVGDGDNFRFYHLPGGYRGGWGWLRKIPEVNKFRELKGQTIHVRLCGVDAPERAHFGNPAQPFGDEALYWLRSYILGKKVYVKPLRMDQYKRTVSKVEVLKWNGYRDVSAEMIKAGFGTVYEAKVGAEFDGKEMIYRHYEKKAKRHRLGIWSIPARRRMTPRQYKNKYS, encoded by the coding sequence ATGACTGGTGATACAGATGAAAAGATTAAAGGTGACCTGTCTGATGAATCAACAGCAAATGTCAAAGCCCTTTTCTATGGAGTAGGGGCAGCAACTGCCATCATATATGGGCATAGATTTTACAAGCGAATATTATGTCGAATACCCACATCCTTAGATATCCCAAAAAGGACTTACAGACATCGGTATTTGTATGGAAAAGTGACATCTGTAGGAGATGGTGACAATTTTAGATTTTATCATTTGCCTGGTGGATATAGAGGTGGATGGGGATGGCTCAGAAAAATTCCCGAGGTGAACAAATTTAGGGAACTTAAAGGTCAGACAATCCACGTTAGACTTTGTGGTGTAGATGCACCTGAAAGGGCACACTTTGGAAATCCCGCACAACCTTTTGGGGATGAAGCCTTGTATTGGCTAAGATCATACATATTAGGAAAAAAGGTTTATGTAAAGCCGCTGCGTATGGATCAGTACAAAAGAACAGTATCCAAGGTCGAAGTATTGAAATGGAATGGCTACAGGGATGTCAGTGCAGAAATGATCAAAGCAGGGTTTGGTACTGTTTACGAAGCAAAGGTTGGTGCGGAATTTGATGGAAAAGAGATGATTTATAGACattatgaaaagaaagctaaAAGGCATCGCTTGGGAATATGGAGCATTCCGGCAAGACGGAGAATGACTCCACGAcaatacaaaaataaatattcatGA
- a CDS encoding uncharacterized protein (BUSCO:EOG0926235L) has protein sequence MNWSSISYFFSLEALDYRLGPSKDPKHRQQIIKSATPSRWNTLEFRIYYVCFAIVVPLMIRAGMTASNETNPNYPIYQGILSKGWIFGRKVDNSDSQYRFFRDNLVQIAALLILHCGSRHLVNCIHRTSRTSFDLICGLIFLFAIHGFNCLKILFHVTIEFFLGKVAKKSHRLGIILLWIYGVSTLFINDKYRLVRFGQLWSPLSFMDSFTGLVARWDVFFNFTLLKMLSFNLDYIKRMNDISEGVASVALQSHKAKLSDETEEIPLNDKSLENKESINAETTAEAQMIDEMLVNDRRRMDAPFPISDYSFSNYLAYCFYTPLFIAGPIITFNDYLFQSRHTLPSVTWKRTALYGIRLLGCILMMEVILHYLYVVAVSKAHAWRGDTPFEISMIGLFNLNIIWLKLLIPWRIFRFWALCDGIDPPENMIRCVDNNYSALQFWRAWHRSYNKWIIKYIYIPLGGSHNRILASLAVFSFVAIWHDIELRLLIWGWLIVVFLLPEIILTKLFNPYRGKSWYRFVCGLGAVGNIWLMMLANIYGFCLGKEGSKQLLNDMLTTQHGLGFFVIACICLGIAVQVMFEQRESEMRRGIYVKC, from the coding sequence ATGAATTGGTCGAGCAtttcatactttttttcgctcGAGGCATTGGACTATCGCTTGGGACCTTCGAAAGATCCGAAACACAGACAACAGATTATCAAATCGGCCACTCCATCACGCTGGAATACTCTTGAATTTCGTATTTACTATGTATGCTTTGCAATTGTTGTGCCGTTGATGATAAGGGCTGGTATGACTGCTAGTAATGAGACAAATCCAAATTACCCAATCTATCAAGGAATTCTCAGTAAAGGATGGATCTTTGGCAGAAAAGTTGATAATTCGGATTCTCAATATCGGTTCTTCAGAGATAATTTGGTTCAGATTGCAGCATTGCTAATTTTACATTGCGGCTCAAGACACTTGGTGAATTGCATACATAGAACAAGCCGGACGAGCTTTGATCTTATTTGTGGATTGATATTCTTGTTTGCAATTCACGGATTCAATTGCTTAAAGATATTGTTTCATGTGACAATTGAATTCTTCTTAGGAAAAGTGGCCAAGAAAAGTCATAGGCTTGGCATTATTCTTTTGTGGATATACGGTGTTTCTACACTATTTATAAACGACAAATATAGGTTAGTTAGATTCGGCCAATTGTGGTCTCCCCTTTCCTTTATGGATTCTTTTACGGGACTTGTTGCAAGATGGGATGTGTTCTTTAATTTTACATTACTCAAAATGCTTAGTTTCAACTTGGATTATATTAAACGAATGAATGATATATCAGAGGGAGTTGCATCCGTTGCTCTCCAGTCGCATAAAGCAAAACTCAGCGATGAGACAGAAGAAATTCCGTTAAATGATAAAAGCCTTGAGAACAAAGAGAGCATCAACGCTGAAACAACTGCAGAAGCTCAAATGATTGACGAAATGCTCGTTAATGATAGACGCCGGATGGATGCACCATTCCCTATTTCtgattattctttttctaacTACCTGGCATACTGCTTTTACACACCGCTTTTCATTGCCGGTCCTATCATCACATTTAATGATTACCTCTTCCAATCAAGACACACACTCCCATCAGTGACTTGGAAACGCACGGCACTGTATGGCATTAGACTTCTTGGATGTATCTTAATGATGGAGGtcattcttcattatctttATGTTGTGGCAGTGTCAAAGGCCCATGCTTGGAGAGGCGATACTCCTTTCGAAATATCTATGATTGGTCTCTTCAacttaaatattatttggTTAAAGTTGCTAATTCCGTGGAGGATTTTCAGATTTTGGGCGTTGTGTGACGGTATCGATCCACCTGAAAATATGATTCGTTGTGTTGATAACAATTATTCTGCCCTTCAGTTTTGGAGGGCATGGCACAGATCATATAATAAATGGATTATCAAATACATTTACATACCTCTTGGAGGATCACATAACAGAATTTTGGCATCATTGGCCGTCTTCTCATTTGTTGCTATCTGGCATGATATCGAGCTTCGACTTTTAATTTGGGGATGGCTAATCGTTGTGTTCTTGCTTCCTGAAATTATTCTTACAAAATTATTCAATCCTTATAGAGGAAAGTCATGGTACAGATTTGTGTGCGGTCTTGGAGCTGTTGGAAATATCTGGTTGATGATGCTTGCAAACATTTATGGCTTCTGCTTAGGAAAGGAAGGTTCAAAACAATTACTTAATGACATGTTAACAACGCAGCATGGACTTGGATTCTTCGTGATCGCATGTATATGCCTTGGAATTGCAGTTCAGGTCATGTTCGAGCAACGTGAGTCTGAAATGAGAAGAGGTATTTATGTTAAATGCTAA
- a CDS encoding uncharacterized protein (MEROPS:MER0001153), whose protein sequence is MSTNVPQLPISWDHDANTIKSETDRLIKEAQALDDAVATIKPEDATVENVIIPFADLENRHSALIGQLSFYQHVSPDKAIRDASNEADEKFTNFSIESGLRADVYKVVHTVYQNVKKNPSLVKDSETKRFIEKFDQQYRRNGLGLPASKRAKVKELQQKLSKLSLEYSKNLGENTEYILFTGEELNGVPDDVKAQFAKIEDKSGVIKYKMTYKYPDLFPVLKFASNASTRKAAFVGDQNKAAPNADILIQAVKLRAQLAKLLGYKNFSEYILDDRMAKTPETVMNFLNDLKGKLTPLGKKEITSLKALKSKDLKERNLEDDQKYYVWDQRYYHTMMLEKQYKVDEVKIAEYFPMQHTIEKMLGIYEHIFNLKFVEITKENKLYNTWHKEVKQFAVWKMDNQENPEFAGYLFFDLHSRPGKYGHAANFGLRPGYTDLKTGKRVYPSTALVCNFTRDTKDKPALLKHDEVTTFFHELGHGIHDLLGKTKYSRFSGTSVHWDFVEMPSQFLENFCWDKRLLKQLSCHYVSNEPLPDELIDSLIRSKNVNGALFNLRQLHFGLFDMALHTSTDGNVDINDLWNGMRERIALLSNGGVITKGFGSFGHLMGGYASGYYGYLWSQVFAEDIYYTKFKNDPLNIRSGMEYRDKILVKGGSGDEMDYLVDLLGRKPNSEAFLKELGIQK, encoded by the coding sequence ATGTCAACAAACGTTCCACAATTACCGATCTCATGGGACCATGATGCAAATACTATAAAATCAGAGACAGATCGTCTCATCAAGGAAGCTCAGGCCTTAGATGATGCTGTAGCCACAATCAAGCCGGAAGATGCTACCGTTGAAAATGTCATTATCCCTTTTGCAGATTTAGAAAATAGACATAGCGCATTAATTGGTCAGTTATCATTTTACCAGCATGTTTCTCCAGATAAGGCTATAAGGGATGCATCTAATGaagcagatgaaaaatttacaaaTTTCTCTATTGAGTCCGGTCTTAGAGCTGATGTCTACAAAGTTGTTCATACAGTTTATCAGaatgtgaaaaagaatCCATCCTTAGTGAAGGATTCGGAGACAAAAAGATTCATCGAAAAATTTGATCAGCAGTACCGCAGAAACGGTCTAGGACTTCCTGCAAGTAAGAGAGCAAAAGTGAAGGAATTGCAACAGAAGCTTTCGAAGCTGTCTTTAGAGTACTCTAAGAACTTAGGTGAAAACACGGAATACATTCTTTTCACAGGAGAAGAGTTGAATGGTGTTCCGGATGATGTTAAGGCCCAGTTTGCTAAAATTGAGGATAAATCAGGTGTTATCAAATACAAGATGACCTATAAATATCCTGATCTATTTCCCGTCTTAAAATTTGCCTCAAATGCATCCACTAGAAAGGCTGCTTTTGTCGGTGACCAGAATAAGGCCGCTCCAAATGCTGATATTCTTATTCAGGCAGTGAAACTTCGTGCTCAATTGGCAAAGCTTTTGGGCTATAAGAATTTCTCGGAATACATTTTGGATGATCGAATGGCTAAAACGCCTGAAACAGTTATGAACTTTTTGAACGATTTAAAGGGCAAGTTAACTCctttgggaaaaaaagagattaCATCCTTGAAAGCCTTAAAGAGTAAAGATTTAAAGGAGAGAAATCTTGAAGACGATCAGAAGTATTATGTCTGGGATCAACGTTACTACCATACGATGATGCTAGAAAAGCAATACAAAGTTGATGAGGTAAAAATCGCAGAGTATTTCCCTATGCAACATACGATTGAGAAGATGCTTGGCATTTATGAGCACATCTTTaacttgaaatttgttgagATTACCAAGGAGAACAAGCTGTATAATACTTGGCACAAAGAAGTGAAGCAGTTTGCCGTGTGGAAGATGGATAATCAAGAAAATCCAGAATTTGCGGgttatttgttttttgatCTTCACAGTAGACCAGGTAAATATGGTCATGCTGCAAACTTTGGCTTACGTCCCGGTTATACGGATTTGAAGACAGGAAAAAGAGTGTACCCTTCAACCGCCTTGGTTTGCAATTTCACGAGAGACACAAAAGATAAGCCGGCCCTTTTAAAGCACGATGAAGTGACCACGTTTTTCCATGAGTTGGGACATGGCATTCATGATTTATTAGGAAAGACCAAGTATTCCAGATTCAGTGGAACATCCGTTCATTGGGACTTTGTTGAAATGCCGTCTCAATTCCTTGAGAATTTCTGCTGGGACAAGAGGCTTTTAAAGCAGCTTTCTTGCCATTACGTGAGTAATGAACCACTTCCTGATGAATTGATTGATTCTTTGATACGCTCAAAGAATGTCAATGGAGCTTTATTCAACTTGAGACAGTTACACTTTGGTTTGTTCGACATGGCTTTACATACATCAACTGATGGAAATGTCGACATTAATGATCTCTGGAATGGAATGAGAGAAAGGATTGCTTTACTTAGTAACGGTGGAGTTATCACAAAGGGCTTCGGAAGTTTTGGACATTTGATGGGTGGCTATGCCTCTGGATACTATGGATATCTTTGGTCTCAAGTGTTTGCAGAAGATATTTACTACACCAAGTTTAAAAATGATCCACTAAACATAAGGAGCGGCATGGAATACAGAGATAAAATCTTAGTTAAGGGTGGCTCTGGTGATGAAATGGATTATTTAGTTGATTTACTTGGAAGAAAGCCTAATTCGGAAGCTTTCTTGAAGGAGTTGGGTATTCAAAAATGA
- a CDS encoding uncharacterized protein (BUSCO:EOG09264DIM) → MSGNLQPTKAQILKNLEAFKNVDTPEKKEEIFVHEVYNKISTHFSQTRYKPWPFVQQFLSELPDNLLGVDVGCGNGKYLSVNKKLYIVGSDYSTGLIQQARMLHKDEESNDILIADGLQLPHPDGIFDFALSIAVIHHFSTKERRENAIKEILRVLRFHGKALIYCWALEQEHSRRGYHDGMDQDVLVPWVLMKKQKKKKKNNISSIDKNKSEASDKKDCNTQNTESGDNVKPDTKMRYYHLYKKGELNEDCAEAGGKVVNSGYERDNWWTIVEKIK, encoded by the coding sequence ATGTCTGGAAATCTACAGCCAACGAAAGCacaaatattaaaaaatttggaggCTTTTAAGAACGTGGACACtcctgaaaagaaagaagaaatttttgttcATGAAGTGTACAACAAAATATCGACTCACTTTTCGCAGACGAGATATAAGCCATGGCCATTTGTTCAACAGTTTCTAAGTGAACTCCCAGATAACTTACTTGGTGTTGATGTTGGATGTGGAAATGGGAAATATTTAAGCgtgaataaaaaattgtatATAGTGGGATCTGATTATTCCACAGGTTTGATTCAGCAAGCTAGAATGCTGCAtaaggatgaagaaagcaatgatattttgattgCAGATGGTTTGCAACTACCACATCCTGATGGTATATTTGACTTTGCTCTTTCCATTGCAGTAATACATCACTTTTCGACCAAGGAAAGACGAGAAAACGCCATTAAAGAGATCTTAAGAGTCTTGCGGTTTCATGGTAAGGCATTGATATACTGTTGGGCCTTGGAACAAGAACATTCTAGAAGAGGGTATCACGATGGAATGGATCAGGATGTTTTAGTTCCGTGGgttttgatgaagaaacaaaagaagaagaagaaaaataatatttccagtattgataaaaataaatctgAAGCCAGTGATAAAAAGGACTGCAACACTCAAAATACAGAGAGTGGAGATAATGTTAAACCTGATACTAAGATGAgatattatcatttatataaaaaaggagaacTCAACGAGGATTGTGCTGAGGCAGGGGGGAAAGTAGTTAATAGTGGGTACGAACGAGATAATTGGTGGACCATAgtagaaaagataaaataa